A genomic region of Pseudochaenichthys georgianus chromosome 12, fPseGeo1.2, whole genome shotgun sequence contains the following coding sequences:
- the ciz1a gene encoding cdkn1a interacting zinc finger protein 1a: protein MFNPHHHQQQQQQQQQQFHQHLRQLQQLFQQQPPPPPPPQPPPRHHVAHHHHQAQRSLPGAQQSAPPPRMVNMCQGSMAPNPMLQGALLMQQMQGSMRGFGMARQQFRQFFTAGSRNSLLGPVPMGMAMKSPMMGYPAARQYHQHSRYYNNNNNITPPTTASSSFSSTTTSTTTADAAARQPDRKRDSEQMASGSTDDQPVASIINEAGDKTETDGAVGGVEEPTQSSEEQLEEPVVKKQRTDGSENPKEHCGVETITIADTDGDLLFSDTNSNTEDSQPGDCILMEEGGSPGGSDVVEALEESRATEEHSHLSATSPPGRLSEEDQQGDFLSEGKDASLASADNQEEEEGVADGTNKFYCYLCSITCHNQQNFKSHMNSVSHQQRMMEIQHMSNACLVTLMPRVHESLQEAIKDGEKRSDLKHWCATCHTHFTSSLTEHRRTEEHKLASRAVISSCTVCKKRFRTSQIFVEHLRSQDHRRKVEELQEQEGCEALGKLTELDTEGFSLEEVEGEEEEEEEDEEEEEDKQMNEQDDCSSVKEVTLKDMASDEQYDADTVYGSSFFVPVAGFICRLCNKFYHFESSALHTHCKSMKHFEKLKRYRDLKSDAVESSRECLPAADSLGPPVSETPTVCSEETSPSEENSVLLTNPETQQQEEEEEAEPTSQHFVSTSATSTDGTDQELRLQLKEEETTKGEETTKGEETTKGEETTKGEETKTSQDSVDMEGPVEPPAASGEEPDAIKEEEEEEEEEEMEEEMEEVMEEEMEEVMEEEMEVPAVPGKKKAKAKPKRKSGRATNRR from the exons ATGTTCAATCCGCAccaccaccagcagcagcagcagcagcagcagcaacaatttCACCAGCACCTGCGGCAGCTACAACAACTTTTCCAGCAGCAGCCTCCACCTCCCCCTCCGCCACAGCCGCCTCCTCGGCATCATGTCgcccatcaccaccaccaggcacagcg ATCCCTTCCTGGCGCTCAGCAGTCAGCCCCTCCTCCCAGGATGGTCAACATGTGCCAGGGGTCCATGGCCCCTAATCCCATGCTGCAGGGGGCCCTACTGATGCAGCAGATGCAGG GTAGCATGCGGGGCTTTGGGATGGCTAGACAGCAGTTCCGTCAGTTCTTCACTGCCGGGTCCAGGAACTCTCTGCTCGGCCCGGTCCCCATGGGCATGGCCATGAAGTCCCCCATGATGGGTTACCCAGCTGCCCGACAGTACCACCAGCACAGTCgctactacaacaacaacaacaacatcaccCCCCCCACCACAGCCTCTTCGTCCTTCTCTTCCACCACTACTTCCACCACTACTGCG GACGCTGCAGCCCGTCAGCCTGACAGGAAGAGGGACAGCGAGCAGATGGCCTCAGGGAGCACAGACGACCAACCAGTAGCTAGCATTATCAATGAAGCCGGGGACAAGACTGAAACAG ATGGTGCCGTGGGAGGAGTGGAAGAACCAACGCAGTCGTCTGAGGAGCAACTTGAAGAACCTGTAGTCAAGAAGCAGAGGACAGATGG GTCAGAGAATCCCAAGGAGCACTGTGGTGTTGAGACGATCACCATAGCAGATACAGATGGAGATCTTCTGTTTTCAGATACTAACAGCAACACCGAGGACAGCCAGCCTGGAG ACTGCATCCTTATGGAGGAAGGAGGCTCCCCTGGGGGGTCGGATGTTGTTGAGGCACTGGAGGAGAGCAGAGCTACTGAG GAGCACAGCCATTTGTCAGCTACGTCCCCACCAGGCAGGCTGAGTGAAGAGGACCAGCAGGGGGATTTCCTCTCAGAGGGGAAAGACGCCTCTTTAGCTTCAGCAGACaaccaggaggaagaggagggtgtAGCAGATGGCACCAATAAGTTCTACTGCTATCTCTGCAGCATTACCTGCCACAACCAGCAA aACTTCAAGAGTCATATGAACAGTGTTTCGCACCAGCAGAGGATGATGGAGATCCAACACATGAGCAATGCCTGCCTGGTCACCCTGATGCCACGAGTGCACGAGTCCCTACAGGAAGCAATTAAAGACGG AGAGAAGAGGTCTGACTTGAAGCATTGGTGTGCCACCTGTCACACCCACTTCACCAGTAGCCTCACAGAGCACCGTCGCACAGAGGAACACAAA CTTGCCAGCAGAGCCGTCATCTCCTCCTGCACTGTCTGCAAGAAACGTTTCAGGACCTCCCAGATTTTTGTGGAGCACTTGCGGTCTCAGGATCACAGACGGAAAGTGGAGGAG CtccaggaacaggagggctgcgAGGCCTTAGGCAAGCTGACGGAGCTGGACACAGAGGGCTTCTCAttggaggaggtggagggcgaggaggaggaggaggaggaggatgaggaggaagaagaggataaACAGATGAACGAACAG GATGACTGTTCCTCCGTTAAAGAAGTGACTCTGAAGGACATGGCCAGTGACGAGCAGTATGACGCTGACACAGTCTATG GGTCCAGTTTTTTTGTTCCAGTCGCAGGTTTTATCTGCAGACTCTGCAACAAGTTCTACCACTTTGAATCCTCTGCCCTGCACACCCACTGCAAATCAATGAAGCATTTTGAGAAGCTCAAG AGGTACCGAGATTTGAAGAGCGACGCTGTTGAATCTTCCAGAGAGTGTCTCCCCGCTGCAGACAGCCTCGGGCCTCCTGTGTCCGAGACCCCCACAGTCTGTTCTGAGGAAACCTCCCCCTCTGAGGAAAACTCTGTTTTACTGACAAACCCAGAAACCCAgcaacaggaggaggaggaagaagcagAACCAACCTCACAGCACTTTGTCAGCACCTCAGCCACCAGCACTGACGGCACAGACCAAGAGCTCCGCCTCCAACTGAAAGAAGAAGAGACAACGAAAGGAGAAGAGACAACGAAAGGAGAAGAGACAACGAAAGGAGAAGAGACAACGAAAGGAGAAGAGACAAAGACATCCCAGGACTCTGTAGATATGGAGGGGCCAGTTGAGCCTCCTGCTGCCAGCGGAGAGGAGCCAGATGCTAttaaagaagaagaggaggaggaggaggaggaagagatgGAGGAAGAGATGGAGGAAGTGATGGAGGAAGAGATGGAGGAAGTGATGGAGGAAGAGATGGAGGTTCCTGCTGTCCCAGGGAAAAAGAAGGCAAAAGCTAAACCCAAACGCAAGTCGGGGAGGGCCACAAACAGACGCTGA
- the bbln gene encoding bublin coiled-coil protein — protein sequence MSGPNGDPHISIDDGIIDDGEDEFEEEEFEAINSALDQINSYLDDIEDRNDSLNGKLHELLESNREARQEFKAQQLQTPEEQLCPAEGDESSSKEDLDKED from the exons ATGTCTGGACCAAATGGAGATCCACATATATCAATTGACGATGGTATTATCGACGACGGAGAAGATGAATTTGAGGAAGAAG AGTTTGAAGCCATCAACTCGGCGCTGGATCAGATCAACTCCTATCTTGATGATATAGAAGATCGTAATGATTCACTGAATGGCAAACTGCACGAACTATTGGAGTCAAACCGGGAGGCCCGACAGGAGTTCAAGGCCCAACAGCTGCAGACCCCGGAGGAGCAGCTTTGTCCTGCAGAGGGGGACGAGTCCTCCAGCAAGGAAGACTTGGACAAGGAGGATTGA
- the surf2 gene encoding surfeit locus protein 2: MEELPADVKAFLLNHPFLQFTDGKKIKCTLNGHEFPCNLTELQAFTKGKKYEKLSTTAEFNYRQYEPHVVQSSKQPKQLFCRLTLRHLNRQPHHVLRHVNGKRFKKALEKYEECVELGIDYVPARQQRKKPRDPEEEASRGKTSTHAGTSSSDEDHSDSEDSMSDLYPPTMFSLKDEPEEVVEGEAAKEEDDFQTDEDEEMEVEVDTQVQQQKRKKEQGGGGLQKKFRNNRWKSGRKKPVKVPNGQ; this comes from the exons ATGGAGGAATTACCTGCGGACGTCAAAGCCTTTCTTCTTAACCACCCTTTCCTCCAGTTTACAGATGGCAAAAAG ATCAAATGCACTCTGAATGGCCATGAGTTTCCATGCAACCTGACGGAGCTCCAGGCGTTTACTAAAGGGAAGAAATATGAGAAACTGAGTACGACTGCCGAGTTCAACTACAGACAGTATGAACCACATGTTGTACAAAGCTCAAAACAACC AAAACAGCTCTTCTGTAGGCTGACCCTCAGACACCTTAACCGACAGCCTCATCATGTCCTAAGACATGTCAACGGGAAACGCTTCAAGAAAGCCCTCGAAAAAT ATGAGGAGTGTGTGGAGCTAGGGATTGATTATGTTCCAGCAAGACAACAACGGAAAAAGCCCAGAGACCCTGAAGAGGAGGCCAGTCGGGGGAAGACCTCCACACATGCGGGAACTTCATCGAGTGACGAGGATCACAGTGACTCAGAAGACAGCATGAGTGACCTCTACCCCC CTACGATGTTCAGTTTAAAAGACGAGCCAGAAGAAGTTGTAGAGGGTGAAGCAGCTAAGGAGGAAGATGACTTCCAGACAGATGAAGATGaagagatggaggtggaggtggacaCGCAGGTGCAACAGCAGAAACGCAAAAAG GAACAGGGCGGGGGTGGTCTTCAGAAGAAATTCAGAAATAACCGCTGGAAATCGGGGCGTAAGAAACCAGTTAAAGTGCCCAATGGACAGTAA